Proteins found in one Deltaproteobacteria bacterium genomic segment:
- a CDS encoding tetratricopeptide repeat protein — protein sequence MIRRIAIAVVVLAALAHSRHAGASGEGAATFYNQGNEAFLAGAYAEAIDAYEKARAQGSDDARLLYNLGCAHLKAGNLGQAIRFFEMARLRAPRDADIIHNLDFAKSSRADALPETDESLVMRLGRFGVERLRFVELAGAAAACYVIGFAVIGAGWPRRRDRSGKRVIAVGVALLLCAALAGVYAIEHRREYGGARAVVAPAELAVKSGPSMDNPTLFTVHAGMDCKVRETRGTWSLIEIPTGFTGWAPNEALLPIG from the coding sequence GTGATTCGCCGCATCGCGATCGCGGTTGTAGTGTTGGCGGCGCTGGCGCATTCGAGGCACGCCGGTGCGTCCGGCGAGGGCGCGGCGACGTTCTACAATCAAGGCAACGAGGCGTTTCTCGCGGGCGCCTACGCCGAGGCGATCGATGCCTATGAGAAAGCCCGCGCGCAGGGCAGCGACGACGCACGGCTGCTTTACAACCTCGGCTGCGCGCACCTGAAGGCCGGGAACCTGGGTCAGGCGATCCGGTTCTTCGAGATGGCGCGCCTTCGCGCCCCGCGCGACGCCGACATCATCCACAACCTCGATTTCGCCAAATCCTCGCGCGCCGACGCGTTGCCCGAGACCGACGAATCCCTCGTGATGCGCCTCGGCCGATTCGGTGTCGAGCGGCTGCGCTTCGTGGAACTCGCGGGCGCGGCGGCGGCGTGTTATGTGATCGGCTTCGCCGTGATCGGTGCGGGATGGCCCCGGAGGCGCGACCGCTCCGGCAAGCGCGTCATCGCGGTCGGGGTCGCGTTGCTCCTTTGCGCGGCGCTCGCGGGCGTGTACGCCATCGAACATCGGCGAGAATACGGCGGCGCGCGCGCGGTGGTCGCCCCCGCCGAACTCGCCGTCAAAAGCGGGCCGTCGATGGACAACCCGACGCTCTTCACCGTTCACGCGGGGATGGACTGCAAAGTGCGCGAGACGCGCGGCACGTGGTCGCTAATCGAAATTCCGACGGGCTTCACGGGATGGGCTCCCAATGAAGCGCTTTTGCCGATAGGATAA
- a CDS encoding methyltransferase domain-containing protein, whose amino-acid sequence MTRDDRNKEHRADTHAAHEPDSRASAHPHGAAHAQGHDGHAHGHDGHAHGHAQDHHHDHQHDRKFSVAKAARLDDPARKKLLPLKTIIRLVSPFEGMSFADIGAGTGYCLFPIVEAVEGRGRFYGLDCQDAMNDILRERSIHHRYGESIIPVLTAETHIDLGPETQDVLLCCAVYHELPARDHHLSEMLRVLRPGGRVVVIDWPPLSDGQTPDFGPPNHLRISLESACREFLDAGFGHIKAHDEFEHYWCLTATKLH is encoded by the coding sequence ATGACCCGGGACGATCGCAACAAGGAGCATCGCGCCGACACCCACGCCGCGCACGAACCCGATTCGCGCGCTTCGGCGCATCCCCACGGCGCGGCGCACGCACAAGGCCACGACGGGCACGCGCATGGCCACGACGGGCATGCGCACGGCCATGCCCAAGACCATCACCACGACCATCAGCACGACCGCAAGTTCAGTGTCGCCAAGGCCGCGCGGCTCGACGACCCGGCACGAAAAAAACTCCTGCCGCTAAAAACGATCATCCGCCTCGTGTCGCCCTTCGAGGGCATGTCCTTCGCCGACATCGGCGCGGGCACGGGGTATTGCCTGTTTCCCATCGTCGAAGCCGTCGAAGGGCGCGGGCGCTTTTACGGTCTCGATTGCCAGGATGCGATGAACGATATCCTGCGGGAGCGTTCGATCCATCACCGATACGGCGAGTCGATCATTCCGGTTCTGACCGCGGAAACGCACATCGATCTGGGGCCGGAGACGCAGGACGTTTTGCTTTGCTGCGCGGTGTATCACGAGCTTCCCGCCCGCGATCACCATCTGTCCGAAATGCTGCGCGTATTGCGTCCCGGCGGTCGCGTCGTGGTGATCGACTGGCCGCCGCTGTCCGACGGTCAGACTCCCGATTTCGGTCCGCCAAACCATCTGCGGATTTCGCTGGAATCCGCGTGCCGCGAGTTTCTGGATGCCGGATTCGGACACATCAAGGCCCATGACGAGTTCGAACACTACTGGTGTCTGACCGCGACAAAATTGCACTGA
- a CDS encoding isoleucine--tRNA ligase yields the protein MHQKVDSWFDLVALEHEVLKFWDEHRAFDRLREKNAHGPIWSFLDGPITANNPMGIHHAWGRTLKDAYQRYQAMNGKRLRYQNGFDCQGLWVEVEVEKELGFATKRDIENYGIDRFVEKCKERVRKYSAVQTAQSIRLGYWMDWNDSYYTMSDENNYTIWTFLKKCHDRGLIYKGHDVMPWCTRCGTGLSQHEMHEGYKTVKDTSIFARFPIVGREGEYFLVWTTTPWTLSSNTAIAVNPKLRYAKVRQGDAVYYLAEGLVASVVGRKGAHEVIETMPGSAFEGWLYRGPYDENANQKVDGAGHPVVFWDEVAATDGTGIVHIAPGCGKEDFELGKQYGLPVIAPIDDLGVFGPGFGYLTGKNAAQVESLVIDDFKSKGILFATEKYEHSYPHCWRCKTPLLFRAVDEWFIAMDAWREEIKDVARQIRWIPGYGLDLELDWLGNMRDWMISKKRYWGLALPIWVCDSCGHFDVIGGLNELRERAIAGWDGFDGKSPHRPFIDAVKIACAKCGHAASRIGDVGNPWLDAGIVAYSTTHYNANRDEWKKWVPADLVLECFPGQFRNWFYALLAMSTMMENQPPFKTLLGHALVRDEHGAEMHKSAGNAVWFDDAAEHSGVDVLRWLYCRHETTTNLNFGYAAAKEIRGRFINTFWNTYAFYVNYARIANYDPGARPQTHFADRPPFDRWILDRLAVLIERTRKGFDDYNLRAGVLAAEEFVEELSNWYIRNNRRRFWGEIADADTRMAFDTLFTCVETLTRLVAPIMPFLTEHIYQNLVRAVHPDAPDSIHHLHFPHAMPEWRDAKLADEMGALERITHLMLSAREGAKLRVRQPLASIAVGPQSAAEAESFREHEAFLREQLNVKAIRVAEPGTPSPATITVKPNFKTLGKKLGPKMKAFAAALETDAELRAKALEQAASFTMEFEGAEFEFEKADFLVEQRSPENTFVAADAFNWVSLDTVITPELEREGLMRDILRNLQMLRKDAGLEIEDRCAVVYHIDGDMLREVVREWGEVIAEELLCTSFTEGDPGDDSKELKIASGRMRVRLAKAEAVS from the coding sequence ATGCATCAAAAAGTCGATAGCTGGTTCGACCTCGTCGCGCTCGAGCACGAGGTCCTGAAGTTTTGGGACGAGCACCGCGCGTTCGACCGCCTGCGCGAAAAGAACGCGCACGGACCGATCTGGTCGTTTCTCGACGGCCCCATCACCGCCAACAACCCGATGGGAATCCACCACGCTTGGGGGCGCACGCTCAAGGACGCCTACCAGCGCTACCAAGCCATGAACGGGAAGCGACTGCGTTACCAGAACGGCTTCGACTGCCAGGGCCTGTGGGTCGAGGTGGAGGTGGAGAAGGAACTCGGCTTCGCGACGAAACGCGACATCGAGAACTACGGCATCGACCGGTTCGTCGAGAAGTGCAAGGAGCGCGTGCGCAAGTACAGCGCGGTCCAGACGGCGCAGTCGATCCGGCTCGGATACTGGATGGACTGGAACGACTCGTACTACACGATGTCGGACGAGAACAATTACACGATCTGGACGTTCCTCAAGAAGTGCCACGATCGCGGCCTGATCTACAAAGGCCACGACGTGATGCCCTGGTGCACGCGCTGCGGAACGGGACTGTCGCAGCACGAAATGCACGAGGGCTACAAGACCGTCAAGGACACCTCGATCTTCGCGCGATTCCCCATCGTCGGCCGCGAGGGTGAATACTTCCTCGTGTGGACGACGACCCCGTGGACGCTCTCGTCGAACACCGCCATCGCGGTGAATCCCAAACTGCGTTACGCGAAGGTGCGCCAGGGCGACGCGGTGTATTACCTCGCCGAAGGGCTCGTCGCGTCGGTCGTCGGGCGCAAGGGCGCGCACGAGGTGATCGAGACCATGCCGGGCAGCGCGTTCGAGGGCTGGCTCTACCGCGGGCCGTACGACGAGAACGCGAACCAGAAGGTGGACGGAGCGGGGCACCCGGTGGTGTTCTGGGACGAGGTGGCGGCGACCGATGGCACGGGCATCGTCCACATCGCGCCGGGCTGCGGCAAGGAAGACTTCGAGCTCGGCAAGCAGTACGGCCTGCCGGTCATCGCGCCGATCGACGACCTGGGCGTCTTCGGTCCGGGCTTCGGATATCTGACGGGCAAGAACGCGGCCCAGGTCGAGAGCCTCGTCATCGACGACTTCAAGTCGAAGGGAATCCTCTTCGCGACGGAGAAGTACGAGCACAGCTACCCTCATTGCTGGCGATGCAAGACGCCGTTGCTCTTCCGCGCGGTGGACGAGTGGTTCATCGCGATGGACGCGTGGCGCGAGGAGATCAAGGACGTGGCGCGGCAGATCCGCTGGATCCCGGGCTACGGCCTCGACCTCGAGCTCGACTGGCTCGGCAACATGCGCGACTGGATGATCTCGAAAAAGCGCTACTGGGGTCTCGCCCTGCCGATCTGGGTCTGCGATTCGTGCGGGCATTTCGACGTGATCGGCGGCCTGAATGAATTGCGCGAGCGCGCGATCGCCGGGTGGGACGGTTTCGACGGCAAGAGCCCGCACCGCCCGTTCATCGACGCGGTCAAGATTGCGTGCGCGAAGTGCGGCCACGCGGCGAGTCGCATCGGTGACGTGGGCAATCCGTGGCTCGACGCGGGCATCGTGGCCTACTCGACCACGCACTACAACGCAAATCGCGACGAGTGGAAAAAGTGGGTCCCCGCCGATCTCGTGCTCGAGTGCTTCCCCGGCCAGTTTCGCAACTGGTTCTACGCGCTGCTCGCGATGAGCACGATGATGGAGAACCAGCCGCCGTTCAAAACGCTGCTCGGTCACGCGCTGGTGCGCGACGAGCACGGGGCGGAGATGCACAAGTCAGCGGGCAACGCGGTCTGGTTCGACGACGCGGCCGAACACTCCGGCGTGGACGTGCTGCGCTGGCTGTATTGCCGGCACGAAACGACGACGAATTTGAATTTCGGTTACGCGGCCGCCAAGGAGATCCGCGGGCGTTTCATCAACACCTTCTGGAACACCTACGCGTTCTACGTGAATTACGCGCGCATCGCGAATTACGACCCCGGCGCGCGCCCGCAGACGCATTTCGCGGATCGTCCGCCCTTCGATCGATGGATCCTCGATCGGCTCGCCGTGCTCATCGAACGCACCCGCAAGGGCTTCGACGACTACAACCTGCGCGCGGGCGTGCTGGCCGCGGAAGAGTTCGTCGAGGAACTGTCGAACTGGTACATCCGCAACAACCGGCGGCGCTTCTGGGGCGAGATCGCGGACGCCGACACGCGCATGGCGTTCGACACGCTCTTCACGTGCGTCGAAACACTCACGCGCCTTGTCGCTCCGATCATGCCGTTCCTGACCGAGCACATTTACCAAAACCTCGTGCGCGCGGTGCATCCCGACGCGCCCGATTCGATCCACCACCTGCATTTTCCGCACGCGATGCCCGAATGGCGCGACGCCAAACTCGCCGATGAGATGGGCGCGCTGGAGCGCATCACGCACCTGATGCTCTCGGCCCGCGAGGGCGCGAAGCTGCGCGTGCGTCAGCCGTTGGCGTCGATCGCGGTTGGCCCGCAGTCCGCGGCGGAGGCCGAGAGTTTCCGCGAGCACGAGGCGTTCCTGCGCGAGCAGCTCAACGTCAAGGCGATCAGGGTCGCCGAGCCGGGCACGCCCTCGCCCGCGACGATCACGGTGAAGCCGAACTTCAAGACGCTCGGCAAGAAACTCGGGCCGAAGATGAAGGCGTTTGCCGCCGCGCTCGAAACCGATGCGGAACTTCGCGCGAAGGCGCTGGAGCAAGCCGCGTCGTTCACGATGGAATTCGAGGGCGCGGAGTTCGAGTTCGAGAAGGCGGACTTTCTCGTGGAGCAGCGATCGCCGGAAAACACTTTCGTCGCGGCGGACGCGTTCAACTGGGTGTCGCTCGACACGGTCATCACACCGGAACTGGAGCGCGAGGGGTTGATGCGCGACATCCTGCGCAACCTTCAGATGCTGCGCAAGGACGCGGGGCTCGAGATCGAGGATCGCTGCGCGGTCGTCTATCACATCGATGGCGACATGCTGCGCGAGGTGGTGCGCGAGTGGGGCGAGGTCATCGCCGAGGAACTGCTGTGCACATCGTTCACCGAGGGCGACCCCGGCGACGACTCGAAGGAGCTGAAGATCGCATCGGGCCGGATGCGGGTGAGGCTCGCGAAAGCCGAGGCGGTTTCGTGA
- a CDS encoding nucleotidyltransferase domain-containing protein, giving the protein MISPKLHWPVEQIEAFCRKWKIVRMELFGSALRGDFRDDSDVDVLVVWEPDTGWDLFDQVHMSDEMSEILGRRVDFVSRRGLERSGNPYRRDEILKTAQVVYEN; this is encoded by the coding sequence GTGATTTCCCCCAAGCTCCATTGGCCGGTCGAGCAGATCGAGGCGTTCTGCCGAAAGTGGAAGATCGTCCGCATGGAGTTGTTCGGCTCGGCGCTACGCGGCGATTTTCGTGACGACAGCGACGTGGACGTCCTCGTCGTCTGGGAGCCCGACACCGGGTGGGACCTGTTCGATCAAGTCCACATGAGTGACGAAATGTCTGAAATTCTCGGACGGCGCGTCGACTTCGTCAGCCGGCGTGGTCTTGAGCGAAGTGGCAATCCGTATCGAAGAGACGAGATTCTGAAAACCGCCCAGGTCGTCTATGAAAACTGA
- a CDS encoding DUF86 domain-containing protein, with protein sequence MKTDRAYVFDILNAAKVIEGIIQERTFEQFIGDTERYYACLYKLIVMGEATKRLSEETRQRFPGIDWRGLAGLRDVVAHQYDGIDDEYLWGTLTKRVPGLIGQLASILENWVEPGD encoded by the coding sequence ATGAAAACTGATCGCGCGTACGTTTTCGACATCTTGAACGCGGCCAAGGTGATTGAAGGGATTATCCAGGAACGGACATTCGAGCAGTTTATTGGAGACACGGAGCGATACTACGCGTGCCTCTACAAACTGATCGTCATGGGTGAAGCCACAAAAAGACTGAGCGAGGAGACGCGACAGCGATTCCCGGGAATCGATTGGCGCGGCCTTGCGGGACTCCGAGATGTCGTAGCCCACCAGTATGATGGGATCGATGATGAGTATCTGTGGGGCACGCTGACAAAACGTGTTCCCGGCCTCATTGGTCAATTGGCGAGCATTCTCGAAAACTGGGTGGAGCCGGGAGACTAA
- a CDS encoding alkaline phosphatase family protein — protein MTSRPSRVIVFGFDGGDPDLLYPWARAGYLPNLMRAMDAGCHGRLESTRHPLTPAAWTSMVTGVNPGRHGIFDFGARRPGSYHIDLVTSLDRRFPTIFETLPAPLRSGVVNLPLTFPADPIRGFSASDMHTPSLDTPGATHPPELAAKLREWGWIIDAMVHWHDDRSRFLGDVRAMHDAQHRVALRLLDEESPDLFFPVYVAFDRVAHAFWGAMTGEHRANPGARGDEGDAVYFAAKMLDDALGDYLDRLEPDDHLLVVSDHGFGDLRGDVYLNAWLIDEGYLSFDPAKVRAFTPPPPPHGDDPRHAWHAKLLDGERHSLPDDDDAIRRGRFDARYKSWDTVDWARTRAYASGLFGNVWINLRGREPEGTVEPGREYETLRDELMERVRALRHPDDDAPLASFVASRDDLYWGAHLDLAPDIVVTFRDNAYMTRGATEFHATRLVGPVAVGHTGNHRAHGIVALAGPRAARGVAGDSHILDIAPTILYLLGAPIPRNLDRPAPSHSLIDQSALREQPADIGPAVSPRHLTPATASDANLDEVRRRLEGLGYLA, from the coding sequence ATGACGTCGCGACCCTCTCGCGTCATCGTCTTTGGATTCGACGGCGGCGATCCCGACCTGCTCTACCCTTGGGCGCGCGCGGGGTATCTGCCCAACCTCATGCGTGCGATGGACGCGGGATGTCACGGGCGGCTCGAATCGACGCGGCATCCGCTCACGCCTGCCGCCTGGACGAGCATGGTCACCGGCGTGAATCCCGGACGGCACGGCATCTTCGATTTCGGCGCGCGCAGGCCGGGCTCGTATCACATCGATCTCGTCACCAGCCTCGATCGCCGATTTCCGACGATCTTCGAGACGCTCCCCGCGCCGCTGCGAAGCGGCGTCGTCAATCTGCCGCTCACGTTCCCCGCCGATCCGATTCGCGGTTTTTCCGCGAGCGACATGCACACGCCGTCGCTCGATACCCCCGGCGCGACGCACCCGCCCGAGCTGGCCGCGAAGCTGCGCGAATGGGGCTGGATCATCGACGCGATGGTCCACTGGCACGACGACCGCTCGCGTTTCCTCGGTGACGTGCGCGCCATGCACGACGCACAGCATCGCGTGGCGCTGCGTCTGCTCGACGAGGAATCGCCCGACCTGTTCTTCCCCGTTTACGTCGCGTTCGATCGCGTGGCGCACGCGTTCTGGGGCGCGATGACCGGCGAGCACCGCGCGAATCCGGGCGCGCGCGGCGACGAGGGCGACGCCGTCTACTTCGCCGCGAAGATGCTCGACGACGCGCTGGGCGACTATCTCGACCGGCTCGAGCCGGATGACCACCTGCTTGTCGTGTCGGATCACGGCTTCGGCGATCTGCGCGGCGACGTGTACCTGAACGCCTGGCTGATCGACGAAGGATATCTGTCGTTCGACCCCGCGAAGGTCCGCGCCTTCACGCCACCACCTCCGCCACATGGCGATGACCCGCGCCACGCGTGGCACGCGAAGCTGCTCGACGGCGAACGGCATTCGCTTCCCGACGATGACGATGCGATCCGCCGCGGCCGATTCGACGCGCGATACAAGTCGTGGGACACCGTGGATTGGGCGCGCACGCGTGCGTACGCGTCCGGCTTGTTCGGAAATGTCTGGATCAATCTGCGCGGGCGCGAGCCGGAAGGGACCGTCGAGCCCGGCCGCGAGTACGAGACGCTGCGCGACGAGTTGATGGAGCGGGTTCGCGCGCTTCGCCACCCCGACGACGACGCGCCGCTCGCAAGCTTCGTCGCGTCGCGCGACGACCTCTACTGGGGCGCGCATCTCGATCTCGCGCCCGACATCGTCGTGACGTTTCGCGACAACGCATACATGACGCGCGGCGCGACCGAGTTTCACGCAACGCGGCTCGTCGGCCCTGTCGCGGTCGGCCACACCGGCAACCACCGAGCGCACGGCATCGTCGCGCTCGCCGGTCCGCGCGCCGCACGCGGGGTAGCCGGAGACAGCCACATTCTTGATATCGCACCGACGATTTTGTACCTGCTCGGCGCGCCGATTCCGCGAAACCTCGACCGACCCGCGCCGTCCCATTCGCTCATCGACCAGAGCGCTTTGCGCGAGCAACCCGCCGACATCGGCCCGGCGGTTTCCCCAAGGCATCTCACTCCAGCCACGGCATCGGACGCGAATCTCGACGAGGTGCGCCGCCGTCTGGAAGGGCTCGGCTATCTCGCATAA